The following proteins are encoded in a genomic region of Natrinema sp. DC36:
- a CDS encoding 30S ribosomal protein S12 produces the protein MANGKYAARKLKKDRQNQRWSDSDYARRARGLREKSDPLEGAPQARGIVLEKVGIEAKQPNSAIRKCVRVQLIKNGKQVTAFCPGDGAISFIDEHDEVTIAGIGGAKGRAMGDLSGVNYKVDKVNGVALKELVRGNAEKPVR, from the coding sequence ATGGCAAACGGCAAATATGCCGCGCGGAAGCTCAAGAAGGACCGCCAGAATCAGCGGTGGTCCGACTCTGACTACGCGCGCCGCGCCCGTGGACTTCGCGAGAAGTCCGACCCCCTCGAGGGCGCACCGCAGGCTCGCGGTATCGTACTCGAAAAGGTTGGCATCGAGGCCAAACAGCCCAACTCGGCGATCCGGAAGTGCGTCCGAGTGCAGCTGATCAAGAACGGCAAGCAGGTCACCGCGTTCTGTCCCGGTGACGGTGCCATCTCGTTCATCGACGAACACGACGAAGTCACCATCGCCGGGATCGGTGGGGCGAAGGGTCGTGCGATGGGTGACCTCTCCGGTGTCAACTACAAGGTCGACAAGGTCAACGGCGTCGCACTGAAAGAACTCGTTCGCGGGAACGCGGAAAAACCGGTGCGATAA